A section of the Flaviflexus equikiangi genome encodes:
- a CDS encoding endonuclease/exonuclease/phosphatase family protein gives MKYVYALLVVLILAVGALTLDPSLVSVGGTPLSLIYPVNQMIAVRGVVAAVCGLVGIIVLIMALVRALMFRKGAFIAVLGVGLLAIAGGHLLILSDRGLDNPGALPPDYGLTHVAEGTGEVTVLSYNTLGGETAMTDIATIVMDNGVDVVVLSETSTANGEALAASLAAAGQGFTVYSSGADPYNPEIESTVVVLSDALGEYRQGPDIGLTWGSLHLRSVSGGPDIIAVHPVAPVRGLEESWRSDIERVYAQCGAANTIMAGDFNSTIDHMLATGASCRSALDGYVGGYGTWPASVPGIFGSPIDNVFTDWTTKAAAVVEVGNSDHRGVLVRLSR, from the coding sequence ATGAAATACGTATACGCATTGCTGGTTGTCCTGATCCTTGCGGTGGGGGCGCTGACGCTCGATCCATCGCTCGTGTCTGTCGGCGGAACACCGCTCTCGTTGATCTATCCGGTCAACCAGATGATCGCGGTTCGCGGTGTTGTCGCCGCTGTCTGTGGGCTCGTCGGCATCATTGTTCTCATCATGGCGCTCGTTCGAGCCCTCATGTTCCGCAAGGGTGCCTTCATTGCTGTCCTCGGCGTCGGTCTCCTCGCCATCGCCGGCGGACATCTGCTCATTCTGTCAGATCGAGGGCTGGACAACCCGGGTGCGCTTCCACCGGATTACGGCCTCACCCACGTGGCAGAGGGAACCGGGGAAGTAACAGTCCTCTCGTACAATACGCTGGGCGGCGAGACGGCGATGACAGATATCGCGACGATCGTGATGGACAACGGCGTTGACGTTGTCGTCCTGTCGGAGACATCCACGGCGAACGGGGAGGCTCTTGCCGCCTCACTCGCGGCGGCAGGGCAGGGCTTCACCGTCTACTCGTCGGGAGCCGATCCGTACAATCCCGAGATCGAATCGACGGTCGTCGTACTATCCGATGCTCTCGGCGAATACCGTCAAGGCCCCGATATCGGGCTGACCTGGGGTTCCCTCCATCTGCGCTCCGTCTCGGGCGGCCCCGACATCATCGCCGTCCACCCCGTTGCCCCCGTGCGTGGCCTCGAGGAATCGTGGCGATCGGACATCGAACGTGTCTACGCCCAGTGCGGAGCCGCCAATACGATCATGGCTGGTGATTTCAACTCCACCATCGACCATATGCTGGCGACTGGTGCGAGCTGCCGGTCGGCTCTCGACGGCTACGTCGGCGGATATGGGACATGGCCGGCATCTGTCCCCGGGATCTTCGGATCACCGATCGACAATGTCTTCACGGACTGGACGACAAAGGCGGCCGCCGTCGTCGAGGTGGGAAACTCTGACCATCGAGGCGTGCTCGTCCGTCTCAGCCGTTAA